In a genomic window of Equus asinus isolate D_3611 breed Donkey chromosome 11, EquAss-T2T_v2, whole genome shotgun sequence:
- the CYSLTR2 gene encoding cysteinyl leukotriene receptor 2 isoform X3 — protein sequence MSSSTLLASVTIKCWWPLRSMERKLMSSVPSVSSSETEPNGTFSSNDSHRNCTIENFKREFYPIIYLIIFVWGALGNGFSIYVFLQPYKKCTSVNVFMLNLAISDLLFTSTLPFRADYYLRGSNWMFGDLACRIMSYSLYVNMYSSIYFLTVLSVVRFLATVHPFRLLHVTSIRSAWILCGIIWIFIMASSAVLLKNGSEQDGNVTLCLELNLNKVIKLQAMNYLALVVGFLLPFCTLSICYLLIIRALLMVKVPETGLRVSHRKALTTIIIALVTFLLCFLPYHVLRTLHLVMWEMKKLKFGEIKKLVQVHTSRKSFKTSVQKR from the exons TATGGAAAGAAAACTTATGTCCTCAGTTCCATCTGTCTCCTCATCAGAAACAGAACCCAATGGCACCTTCAGCAGTAATGACAGCCACAGGAACTGCACAATTGAAAACTTCAAGAGAGAATTTTACCCCATCATATACCTGATAATATTTGTCTGGGGAGCCTTGGGAAATGGCTTTTCCATATATGTTTTCCTGcagccttataagaaatgcaCATCTGTGAATGTTTTCATGCTAAACCTGGCCATTTCAGATCTCTTGTTCACAAGCACACTGCCTTTCAGGGCTGACTATTACCTCAGAGGCTCCAATTGGATGTTTGGGGACCTGGCCTGCAGAATTATGTCTTATTCCCTATATGTCAACATGTACAGCAGCATCTATTTCCTGACTGTGCTGAGTGTTGTGCGTTTCCTGGCAACTGTTCACCCCTTCCGGCTCCTCCATGTCACCAGCATCAGAAGTGCCTGGATTCTATGTGGGATCATATGGATCTTTATTATGGCTTCGTCAGCAGTACTTCTGAAGAATGGCTCTGAGCAAGACGGTAATGTCACATTATGCTTAGAGCTGAATCTGAATAAAGTCATTAAACTACAGGCCATGAACTACCTCGCCTTGGTGGTGGGCTTCCTGCTGCCATTCTGCACACTCAGCATCTGTTACCTGCTGATCATTCGAGCCCTGTTAATGGTGAAAGTCCCGGAAACAGGGCTGCGGGTTTCTCACAGGAAGGCACTAACCACCATCATCATTGCCTTAGTCACCTTTCTCCTGTGCTTCCTGCCCTATCACGTACTGAGAACCCTCCACCTGGTCATGTGGGAG atgaagaaactgaagtttggagaaattaagaaacttgTTCAAGTTCACACATCTCGTAAGAGTTTTAAAACCTCTGTGCAGAAGCGTTGA
- the CYSLTR2 gene encoding cysteinyl leukotriene receptor 2 isoform X4 → MERKLMSSVPSVSSSETEPNGTFSSNDSHRNCTIENFKREFYPIIYLIIFVWGALGNGFSIYVFLQPYKKCTSVNVFMLNLAISDLLFTSTLPFRADYYLRGSNWMFGDLACRIMSYSLYVNMYSSIYFLTVLSVVRFLATVHPFRLLHVTSIRSAWILCGIIWIFIMASSAVLLKNGSEQDGNVTLCLELNLNKVIKLQAMNYLALVVGFLLPFCTLSICYLLIIRALLMVKVPETGLRVSHRKALTTIIIALVTFLLCFLPYHVLRTLHLVMWEMKKLKFGEIKKLVQVHTSRKSFKTSVQKR, encoded by the exons ATGGAAAGAAAACTTATGTCCTCAGTTCCATCTGTCTCCTCATCAGAAACAGAACCCAATGGCACCTTCAGCAGTAATGACAGCCACAGGAACTGCACAATTGAAAACTTCAAGAGAGAATTTTACCCCATCATATACCTGATAATATTTGTCTGGGGAGCCTTGGGAAATGGCTTTTCCATATATGTTTTCCTGcagccttataagaaatgcaCATCTGTGAATGTTTTCATGCTAAACCTGGCCATTTCAGATCTCTTGTTCACAAGCACACTGCCTTTCAGGGCTGACTATTACCTCAGAGGCTCCAATTGGATGTTTGGGGACCTGGCCTGCAGAATTATGTCTTATTCCCTATATGTCAACATGTACAGCAGCATCTATTTCCTGACTGTGCTGAGTGTTGTGCGTTTCCTGGCAACTGTTCACCCCTTCCGGCTCCTCCATGTCACCAGCATCAGAAGTGCCTGGATTCTATGTGGGATCATATGGATCTTTATTATGGCTTCGTCAGCAGTACTTCTGAAGAATGGCTCTGAGCAAGACGGTAATGTCACATTATGCTTAGAGCTGAATCTGAATAAAGTCATTAAACTACAGGCCATGAACTACCTCGCCTTGGTGGTGGGCTTCCTGCTGCCATTCTGCACACTCAGCATCTGTTACCTGCTGATCATTCGAGCCCTGTTAATGGTGAAAGTCCCGGAAACAGGGCTGCGGGTTTCTCACAGGAAGGCACTAACCACCATCATCATTGCCTTAGTCACCTTTCTCCTGTGCTTCCTGCCCTATCACGTACTGAGAACCCTCCACCTGGTCATGTGGGAG atgaagaaactgaagtttggagaaattaagaaacttgTTCAAGTTCACACATCTCGTAAGAGTTTTAAAACCTCTGTGCAGAAGCGTTGA
- the CYSLTR2 gene encoding cysteinyl leukotriene receptor 2 isoform X2, which produces MERKLMSSVPSVSSSETEPNGTFSSNDSHRNCTIENFKREFYPIIYLIIFVWGALGNGFSIYVFLQPYKKCTSVNVFMLNLAISDLLFTSTLPFRADYYLRGSNWMFGDLACRIMSYSLYVNMYSSIYFLTVLSVVRFLATVHPFRLLHVTSIRSAWILCGIIWIFIMASSAVLLKNGSEQDGNVTLCLELNLNKVIKLQAMNYLALVVGFLLPFCTLSICYLLIIRALLMVKVPETGLRVSHRKALTTIIIALVTFLLCFLPYHVLRTLHLVMWEVGTCIDWLHKAVVITLALAATNSCFNPLLYYFAGENFKDRLRSAVRKGHLQKIKCSFPVCVRLKKETRV; this is translated from the coding sequence ATGGAAAGAAAACTTATGTCCTCAGTTCCATCTGTCTCCTCATCAGAAACAGAACCCAATGGCACCTTCAGCAGTAATGACAGCCACAGGAACTGCACAATTGAAAACTTCAAGAGAGAATTTTACCCCATCATATACCTGATAATATTTGTCTGGGGAGCCTTGGGAAATGGCTTTTCCATATATGTTTTCCTGcagccttataagaaatgcaCATCTGTGAATGTTTTCATGCTAAACCTGGCCATTTCAGATCTCTTGTTCACAAGCACACTGCCTTTCAGGGCTGACTATTACCTCAGAGGCTCCAATTGGATGTTTGGGGACCTGGCCTGCAGAATTATGTCTTATTCCCTATATGTCAACATGTACAGCAGCATCTATTTCCTGACTGTGCTGAGTGTTGTGCGTTTCCTGGCAACTGTTCACCCCTTCCGGCTCCTCCATGTCACCAGCATCAGAAGTGCCTGGATTCTATGTGGGATCATATGGATCTTTATTATGGCTTCGTCAGCAGTACTTCTGAAGAATGGCTCTGAGCAAGACGGTAATGTCACATTATGCTTAGAGCTGAATCTGAATAAAGTCATTAAACTACAGGCCATGAACTACCTCGCCTTGGTGGTGGGCTTCCTGCTGCCATTCTGCACACTCAGCATCTGTTACCTGCTGATCATTCGAGCCCTGTTAATGGTGAAAGTCCCGGAAACAGGGCTGCGGGTTTCTCACAGGAAGGCACTAACCACCATCATCATTGCCTTAGTCACCTTTCTCCTGTGCTTCCTGCCCTATCACGTACTGAGAACCCTCCACCTGGTCATGTGGGAGGTGGGTACATGCATAGACTGGCTACATAAAGCTGTGGTCATCACACTGGCCTTAGCAGCAACCAACAGCTGCTTCAACCCTTTGCTCTATTACTTTGCtggggaaaattttaaggacAGACTAAGGTCTGCAGTCAGAAAAGGTCATCTGCAGAAGATAAAGTGCAGCTTTCCTGTCTGTGTAAGgttgaaaaaggaaacaagagtGTAA
- the CYSLTR2 gene encoding cysteinyl leukotriene receptor 2 isoform X1, with amino-acid sequence MSSSTLLASVTIKCWWPLRSMERKLMSSVPSVSSSETEPNGTFSSNDSHRNCTIENFKREFYPIIYLIIFVWGALGNGFSIYVFLQPYKKCTSVNVFMLNLAISDLLFTSTLPFRADYYLRGSNWMFGDLACRIMSYSLYVNMYSSIYFLTVLSVVRFLATVHPFRLLHVTSIRSAWILCGIIWIFIMASSAVLLKNGSEQDGNVTLCLELNLNKVIKLQAMNYLALVVGFLLPFCTLSICYLLIIRALLMVKVPETGLRVSHRKALTTIIIALVTFLLCFLPYHVLRTLHLVMWEVGTCIDWLHKAVVITLALAATNSCFNPLLYYFAGENFKDRLRSAVRKGHLQKIKCSFPVCVRLKKETRV; translated from the coding sequence TATGGAAAGAAAACTTATGTCCTCAGTTCCATCTGTCTCCTCATCAGAAACAGAACCCAATGGCACCTTCAGCAGTAATGACAGCCACAGGAACTGCACAATTGAAAACTTCAAGAGAGAATTTTACCCCATCATATACCTGATAATATTTGTCTGGGGAGCCTTGGGAAATGGCTTTTCCATATATGTTTTCCTGcagccttataagaaatgcaCATCTGTGAATGTTTTCATGCTAAACCTGGCCATTTCAGATCTCTTGTTCACAAGCACACTGCCTTTCAGGGCTGACTATTACCTCAGAGGCTCCAATTGGATGTTTGGGGACCTGGCCTGCAGAATTATGTCTTATTCCCTATATGTCAACATGTACAGCAGCATCTATTTCCTGACTGTGCTGAGTGTTGTGCGTTTCCTGGCAACTGTTCACCCCTTCCGGCTCCTCCATGTCACCAGCATCAGAAGTGCCTGGATTCTATGTGGGATCATATGGATCTTTATTATGGCTTCGTCAGCAGTACTTCTGAAGAATGGCTCTGAGCAAGACGGTAATGTCACATTATGCTTAGAGCTGAATCTGAATAAAGTCATTAAACTACAGGCCATGAACTACCTCGCCTTGGTGGTGGGCTTCCTGCTGCCATTCTGCACACTCAGCATCTGTTACCTGCTGATCATTCGAGCCCTGTTAATGGTGAAAGTCCCGGAAACAGGGCTGCGGGTTTCTCACAGGAAGGCACTAACCACCATCATCATTGCCTTAGTCACCTTTCTCCTGTGCTTCCTGCCCTATCACGTACTGAGAACCCTCCACCTGGTCATGTGGGAGGTGGGTACATGCATAGACTGGCTACATAAAGCTGTGGTCATCACACTGGCCTTAGCAGCAACCAACAGCTGCTTCAACCCTTTGCTCTATTACTTTGCtggggaaaattttaaggacAGACTAAGGTCTGCAGTCAGAAAAGGTCATCTGCAGAAGATAAAGTGCAGCTTTCCTGTCTGTGTAAGgttgaaaaaggaaacaagagtGTAA